AGATTTGGTAATAATTGATAAATTAGATCATGCCAGCATCATCGATGGTTGTTTTCTTTCTGGAGCAACTCATAGATCATACTTGCATAATGATATGAAAAGTTTAGAAAGAATTCTAGCAAACTCTAATAATTATGTTAACAAAATGATTATAGTTGATGCGGTATATAGTATGGATGGAGATGTTGCTGATTTACCCGAAATCTCACGGTTAGCTAAAAAGTATCATGCTAAAGTAATGGTGGATGAAGCTCACTCTATCGGAGTATTAGGGAAAACCGGCCATGGTATAGAAGAACATTTTGGCCTTAAAGGGGTTGTAGATATTCACATGGGTACATTAAGTAAAACTATTCCCAGTATTGGAGGTTATTTGGCAGGTGAAAAAGATTTAATTACTTATTTAAAGCATAATTCCAGACCATTTATATTTTCAGCAAGTCTGCCTCCCGTAGCAGCTGCTACTGCTATAGCTTGTTTAGAGGTAATAGAAGATGAACCCGAGCGGGTAACAAATTTGCAGAAAAATATCAGACAATTTAAAGATGGACTAAATTCTATGGGCTACAATACCATGAATAGTACTACCAGTATTGTTCCTAT
This sequence is a window from Candidatus Atribacteria bacterium. Protein-coding genes within it:
- a CDS encoding pyridoxal phosphate-dependent aminotransferase family protein → MIPLEEKINELNQRIKKMKDEKRYFYLKSIDGASGSRVTIDGREMIMFASYNYLGLITHPKIKKAAIDAIEKYGTGAAGVRLLAGTTKIHEKLEATIAKFKKAEDAVTYSSGYVTNLAAITTLCQRGDLVIIDKLDHASIIDGCFLSGATHRSYLHNDMKSLERILANSNNYVNKMIIVDAVYSMDGDVADLPEISRLAKKYHAKVMVDEAHSIGVLGKTGHGIEEHFGLKGVVDIHMGTLSKTIPSIGGYLAGEKDLITYLKHNSRPFIFSASLPPVAAATAIACLEVIEDEPERVTNLQKNIRQFKDGLNSMGYNTMNSTTSIVPILIGEEEETLKLCKIVNDEGIFICPILFPAIPKGTNRLRAHVQATHTSKDIDKALDIFERAGRKLRLVK